In one window of Aphidius gifuensis isolate YNYX2018 linkage group LG4, ASM1490517v1, whole genome shotgun sequence DNA:
- the LOC122855814 gene encoding uncharacterized protein LOC122855814 isoform X2 — MALLSNNHGMYQSQSVDHLSSVYPTPSRSYDPVYPSPYNSPDYENNIPSNYRDERYRSEIISTPQRDMGSIEYDKTPEAYEKEPYGVLTPLTPQRFTSHGSLEPTASPQSIMYEENSMEYQTPVYCYETPPQETGYSIEGDKCQRIVEDNMNYWEPTTSTQTRQSPTSSPRRGRRKSKDVPPSPELLKRPVVEQQLGFINQHSALTKGIVFEMRGP, encoded by the exons aTGGCATTATTATCGAATAATCATGGAATGTATCAATCACAATCGGTGGATCATCTTTCGTCGGTTTATCCAACACCATCAAGATCATATGATCCAGTCTATCCGTCACCTTACAATTCACCAGATTACGAAAATAATATACCGAGTAATTATCGTGATGAACGTTATAGAAgtgaaataatttcaacacCACAAAGAGACATGGGAAGCATTGAGTATGATAAAACACCCGAAGCATATGAAAAAGAACCGTATGGTGTATTGACACCATTGACACCACAaag atttacATCACATGGATCATTGGAGCCAACAGCATCACCACAATCAATTATGTATGAAGAAAATTCAATGGAATATCAAACACCAGTGTACTGTTATGAAACACCACCACAAGAAACAGGATATTCAATTGAAGGTGATAAATGTCAACGTATCGTTGAGGATAATATGAATTATTGGGaaccaacaacatcaacacag acGCGACAATCACCAACATCAAGTCCACGACGTGGAAGACGAAAATCAAAAGATGTACCACCTTCACcag aattattGAAAAGACCGGTTGTTGAACAACAACTTGGATTCATCAATCAACATTCCGCATTGACGAAAGGCATAGTCTTTGAGATGAGAGGTCCTTGA
- the LOC122855814 gene encoding neurogenic differentiation factor 4-like isoform X1, with amino-acid sequence MALLSNNHGMYQSQSVDHLSSVYPTPSRSYDPVYPSPYNSPDYENNIPSNYRDERYRSEIISTPQRDMGSIEYDKTPEAYEKEPYGVLTPLTPQRFTSHGSLEPTASPQSIMYEENSMEYQTPVYCYETPPQETGYSIEGDKCQRIVEDNMNYWEPTTSTQTRQSPTSSPRRGRRKSKDVPPSPGILKKRRLAANARERRRMNGLNDAFDKLREVVPSLGADHKLSKFETLQMAQTYISALYDLLEQHDSKN; translated from the exons aTGGCATTATTATCGAATAATCATGGAATGTATCAATCACAATCGGTGGATCATCTTTCGTCGGTTTATCCAACACCATCAAGATCATATGATCCAGTCTATCCGTCACCTTACAATTCACCAGATTACGAAAATAATATACCGAGTAATTATCGTGATGAACGTTATAGAAgtgaaataatttcaacacCACAAAGAGACATGGGAAGCATTGAGTATGATAAAACACCCGAAGCATATGAAAAAGAACCGTATGGTGTATTGACACCATTGACACCACAaag atttacATCACATGGATCATTGGAGCCAACAGCATCACCACAATCAATTATGTATGAAGAAAATTCAATGGAATATCAAACACCAGTGTACTGTTATGAAACACCACCACAAGAAACAGGATATTCAATTGAAGGTGATAAATGTCAACGTATCGTTGAGGATAATATGAATTATTGGGaaccaacaacatcaacacag acGCGACAATCACCAACATCAAGTCCACGACGTGGAAGACGAAAATCAAAAGATGTACCACCTTCACcaggtattttaaaaaaacgtagATTAGCAGCAAATGCACGTGAAAGAAGACGAATGAATGGATTGAATGatgcatttgataaattacgtGAAGTTGTACCAAGTCTTGGTGCTGATCATAAACTAAGTAAATTTGAAACTTTACAAATGGCACAAACTTATATTTCTGCTTTGTATGATCTTCTTGAACAACATgatagtaaaaattaa
- the LOC122855815 gene encoding uncharacterized protein LOC122855815 — MEHYYKVNEFLLSSIGQWPYQKKYSKLFFYGSTVFLLVTQGFLQTGGLIAARCEPAIFLEALPPVMISLMCIVKYINFIYNADKMKDLLDAIKSEWNSLTEEKEIEIFKNWAYDSRKSTLMYAGAVYGSLVPLMISPIIPFFIDLIPDNSNDTIPRLTMFHVEYFIDVDKYYYPLLIHSYFGTMAYITVVVAIDTMFMVYVQYACSIFVILGHRLENLVRTDILMVNANPNLIDDEPYRKIIKCIIKHSDAIEYAHLIESANSVSFLIQLGINMICISFTGLQSALKVDQPHEAFKFASFTIGQTFHLFFESWPPQRLADESERINEYTMRAPWYNTSLRCRKLLQLIIMRSRFPCQLTAGNFYILNLQNFSAVVRSCMSMFTLLSSTQ, encoded by the exons atggAACACTATTATAaagtaaatgaatttttacttTCATCTATCGGACAATGGccttatcaaaaaaaatatagtaaattatttttttacggctcgactgtttttcttttagttaCTCAGGGTTTTCTACAG ACTGGTGGTCTCATAGCAGCTCGATGTGAACctgcaatttttttagaagCGTTACCACCTGTCATGATAAGTTTAATGTgcattgttaaatatattaattttatatacaacgCTGACAAG aTGAAGGATTTATTGGACGCAATAAAATCAGAATGGAATTCTCTGactgaagaaaaagaaattgaaatatttaaaaattgggcATATGATAGTAGAAAAAGTACACTTATGTATGcag gtgcAGTATATGGCTCATTAGTTCCACTGATGATTTCCCCAATCattccattttttattgatttaattcctgataattcaaatgataCAATTCCAAGATTAACGATGTTtcatgttgaatattttattgatgttgataaatattattatccacTTCTTATTCATTCTTATTTCGGAACAATGGCTTATATTACTGTTGTCGTTGCAATTGATACGATGTTTATGGTTTACGTTCAATATGCCTGTTcgatatttgttattttagg gcATCGTTTGGAAAATCTTGTAAGAACTGATATCCTCATGGTCAATGCAAATCCCAATCTGATTGATGATGAACCTTAtagaaaaatcatcaagtgtATCATCAAACACAGTGATGCAATTGA ATATGCCCACCTCATTGAATCAGCCAACTCTGTTTCCTTTTTAATCCAACTGGGAATAAATATGATTTGCATCAGCTTCACAGGTCTGCAa tcGGCATTGAAGGTTGATCAACCGCACGAAGCATTCAAATTTGCATCATTCACAATCGGCCAGacatttcatttgttttttgaaagttGGCCACCTCAAAGATTGGCTGATGAAAGTGAAAGGATCAATGAATATAC aaTGAGAGCTCCTTGGTACAACACTTCATTAAGATGCAGAAAACTTTTACAATTGATAATCATGAGATCAAGATTTCCTTGTCAATTAACTGCaggaaatttttatatattaaatcttCAAAATTTCAGTGCT GTTGTTCGTTCGTGCATGTCAATGTTTACTCTTCTTTCTTCAACTCAATGa
- the LOC122854076 gene encoding odorant receptor 9a-like, translating to MKKLLVLIQNDWIEYKNGPESLILKKYAKFSNKLTLMYFGIIWSTMTPFLTIPLVPLIFNIFVSQNNSIQRQHLYAQYEYVFDSDKNYYPVLIHSYIGSFAFINAVVAIDAMITMYIEHACALFSIIGYVKLLDNANSISYFFQLGIDIICLSFTGFQIATKIDNSPDAAMRFAAYSTSLLVVLYFLSYPGQQLIDHSLKICHNIYKANWYCTSLRTRKLLIFMAMRSSIPCQITAGKLYVMDITSFKLVVKTSISYVMVLLSVQE from the exons atgaaaaaacTTTTAGTACTTATTCAAAATGATTggattgaatataaaaatggaCCAGAATCATTGATACtcaaaaaatatgcaaaattttcaaataaattaacccTCATGTATTTTG gtATTATTTGGAGTACAATGACACCATTTTTAACAATACCACTTGTACcacttatttttaatatttttgtatctcAAAATAATAGTATTCAAAGACAACATTTGTATGCACAATATGAATATGTTTTTGAtagtgataaaaattattatccagTATTAATTCACAGTTACATTGGAAGTTTTGCATTTATAAATGCTGTTGTTGCAATTGACGCTATGATTACTATGTACATAGAACATGCATGtgcattattttcaattattgg ATATGTTAAATTACTGGATAATGCAAAttcaatatcatattttttccaattggGTATTGATATTATATGCCTTAGTTTCACTGGGTTCCAAATTGcaacaaaaattgataacTCACCAGATGCTGCAATGAGATTTGCAGCATATTCAACATCACTTTtagttgttttatattttttaagctaTCCAGGACAACAATTAATTGATCACAGTCTAAAAATATGCCACAATAT TTACAAAGCAAATTGGTATTGCACATCTTTGAgaacaagaaaattattaattttcatggcAATGCGAAGCTCAATACCGTGTCAAATAACAGCAGGAAAATTATATGTTATGGATATTACATCTTTTAAACTG GTTGTTAAAACATCCATTTCTTACGTTATGGTTCTTTTGTCCGtacaagaataa
- the LOC122854077 gene encoding odorant receptor 9a-like, whose amino-acid sequence MPFMIIPIAPIMINIFISDNSSLPKQLLFVQYEYLFDIKKYYYPVMLHSYLGTCAFINVIVALDTTCMVYNLSKIDNETSHNFAFKPTKYYDKSHEEMIKCMELHQRILDYAKLIEDSHYISYFFQLGINMICISFTGFQIATKFSIAPDVSIRFAAFTSTQLAFLFLQSFPGQQLSDSSSQVFQDVYSAKWYKTSMRTRKLFFLMSMRSAKPCILTAGRFYVLGLANFGTVVRTSISYVMVLLSME is encoded by the exons ATGCCGTTTATGATTATACCAATTGCGccgataatgataaatatatttatttctgatAATTCAAGTTTACCAAAACAATTGCTGTTTGttcaatatgaatatttatttgacataaaaaaatattattatccagTTATGCTTCATAGTTACTTGGGAACTTGTGcatttattaatgttattgttgCTCTGGACACAACATGCATGGT atataatttaaGCAAGATTGACAATGAAACAAGCCATAATTTTGCCTTCAAGCCAACAAAATATTACGATAAATCTCATGAAGAAATGATAAAATGCATGGAATTACACCAGCGAATATTAGA ctatgcaaaattaattgaagatTCACAttatatatcatatttttttcaacttggtaTCAATATGATTTGCATTTCGTTTACGGGTTTCCAAATAGCAACAAAATTCAGCATAGCACCAGACGTGTCAATAAGATTCGCAGCCTTCACATCAACTCaattagcttttttatttcttcaaagtTTCCCAGGACAACAATTATCTGATTCTAGTTCTCAAGTTTTTCAAGATGT ttatagTGCAAAGTGGTATAAAACATCAATGAgaacaagaaaattattttttttaatgtcaatgaGAAGTGCCAAACCTTGTATATTAACAGCGG gTCGATTTTATGTTTTGGGACTTGCTAATTTTGGAACG gTTGTCAGAACTTCAATTTCTTATGTCATGGTCTTGCTCTCGatggaataa